From a single Streptomyces liliifuscus genomic region:
- a CDS encoding NAD(P)H-dependent flavin oxidoreductase, with product MQTELSKKLGVEHALFGFTPFPAVAAAISRAGGFGVLGAVRYTAPDDLKRDLDWIEAHVDGMPYGLDVVMPAKKVEGVTEADVEAMIPEGHRQYVKDTLAKYGVPELAEGEASGWRITGWMEQVARNQLDVAFDYPIKLLANALGSPPADVIERAHEQNVLVAALAGSARHARKHAEAGIDIVVAQGYEAGGHTGDIASMVLTPEVVEAVDPLPVLAAGGIGSGQQMAAALTLGAQGVWLGSIWLTVTEADMHSRALTRKLLAAGSGDTVRSRALTGKPARQLRTEWTDAWDDPNGPGTLPMPLQGLLVADAVSRIQRHEVEPLLGTPVGQIVGRMNSERGVQEVVDDLTRDFEKAVDRLNRIAGRSHE from the coding sequence ATGCAGACGGAGCTGAGCAAGAAACTGGGAGTCGAGCACGCCCTCTTCGGCTTCACGCCGTTCCCCGCCGTCGCCGCTGCCATCAGCCGGGCCGGCGGGTTCGGCGTGCTCGGTGCGGTCCGCTACACCGCCCCCGACGACCTCAAACGCGACCTCGACTGGATCGAGGCGCACGTCGACGGCATGCCGTACGGACTGGACGTCGTCATGCCCGCCAAGAAGGTCGAGGGCGTGACCGAGGCGGACGTGGAGGCGATGATCCCCGAGGGGCACCGCCAGTACGTGAAGGACACCCTGGCCAAGTACGGAGTGCCCGAACTCGCCGAGGGTGAGGCCTCCGGCTGGCGCATCACCGGCTGGATGGAACAGGTCGCCCGCAACCAACTCGACGTCGCCTTCGACTATCCGATCAAGCTGCTGGCCAACGCGCTCGGCTCACCACCCGCCGACGTCATCGAGCGTGCCCACGAGCAGAACGTGCTCGTCGCCGCGCTCGCGGGCAGCGCCCGGCACGCGCGCAAGCACGCCGAGGCGGGCATCGACATCGTCGTCGCGCAGGGCTACGAGGCCGGCGGCCACACCGGTGACATCGCCTCGATGGTCCTGACGCCCGAAGTCGTCGAGGCCGTGGACCCGTTGCCCGTGCTCGCGGCGGGCGGCATCGGCAGCGGACAACAGATGGCCGCCGCGCTCACCCTCGGAGCCCAGGGTGTGTGGCTCGGCTCCATATGGCTGACCGTCACCGAGGCCGACATGCACTCGCGCGCCCTGACCCGGAAGCTGCTCGCCGCGGGGTCGGGCGACACGGTCCGCTCGCGCGCGCTGACCGGGAAACCCGCACGTCAGCTGCGTACCGAATGGACCGACGCCTGGGACGACCCCAACGGGCCCGGCACCCTCCCCATGCCCCTGCAGGGGCTGTTGGTCGCCGACGCGGTCTCGCGGATCCAGCGGCACGAGGTCGAACCGCTGCTGGGGACGCCCGTGGGACAGATCGTCGGCCGGATGAACAGCGAACGCGGCGTCCAGGAAGTCGTCGACGACCTCACCCGCGACTTCGAGAAGGCCGTCGACCGACTCAACCGCATCGCCGGAAGGAGCCACGAGTGA
- a CDS encoding acyl-CoA synthetase produces the protein MSQPPNGFWAQATADPERTVLIATDGEEWTAGRLHAETNRLVHGLRAAGLERGDAFAVVLPNGVEFFTAFLAASQAGFYLVPVNHHLVGPEIAWIVSDSGAKVLIAHERFADAARHAADEAKLPEERRYAVGAVEGFRAYAELLDGQPESVPEDRTLGWVMNYTSGTTGRPRGIRRPLPGKLPEETYLGGFLGIFGIKPFDDNVHLVCSPLYHTAVLQFAGASLHIGHRLVLMDKWTPEEMLRLIDAHRCTHTHMVPTQFHRLLALPDGTRAAYDVSSMRHAIHGAAPCPDHVKRAMIEWWGHSVEEYYAASEGGGAFATAEDWLKKPGTVGKAWPISELAVFDDDGNRLPPGELGTVYMKMSTGGFSYHKDESKTRKNRIGDFFTVGDLGYLDEDGYLFLRDRKIDMIISGGVNIYPAEIEAALLTHPAVADAAAFGIPHDDWGEAVKAVVEPAPGFEAGEALAAAILEHCEEQLAGYKRPKSVDFIETMPRDPNGKLYKRRLRDPYWEGRTRPV, from the coding sequence GTGAGCCAGCCCCCCAACGGCTTCTGGGCCCAGGCCACCGCCGACCCCGAGCGCACCGTCCTCATCGCGACCGACGGCGAGGAATGGACCGCAGGACGCCTGCACGCCGAGACCAACCGGCTGGTGCACGGACTGCGTGCCGCCGGGCTCGAACGCGGCGACGCCTTCGCCGTCGTACTGCCCAACGGTGTCGAGTTCTTCACCGCGTTCCTCGCCGCCTCGCAGGCCGGCTTCTATCTCGTGCCCGTCAACCACCACCTCGTCGGCCCCGAGATCGCCTGGATCGTCTCCGACTCCGGCGCCAAGGTGCTGATCGCGCACGAGCGGTTCGCCGACGCGGCACGCCACGCGGCCGACGAGGCGAAGCTCCCCGAGGAGCGGCGGTACGCGGTCGGCGCGGTCGAGGGCTTCCGGGCGTACGCCGAACTCCTCGACGGGCAGCCCGAGTCGGTGCCCGAGGACCGCACGCTCGGCTGGGTCATGAACTACACCTCCGGGACCACGGGCCGCCCGCGCGGCATCCGGCGGCCCCTGCCCGGCAAGCTCCCCGAGGAGACGTACCTCGGTGGCTTCCTCGGCATCTTCGGCATCAAGCCGTTCGACGACAACGTGCATCTGGTGTGCTCGCCGCTCTATCACACCGCGGTCCTCCAGTTCGCGGGCGCGTCCCTGCACATCGGGCACCGGCTGGTGCTGATGGACAAGTGGACGCCCGAGGAGATGCTGCGGCTCATCGACGCCCACCGGTGCACGCACACCCATATGGTCCCGACCCAGTTCCACCGCCTGCTCGCGTTGCCGGACGGAACGAGGGCGGCCTATGACGTGTCGTCCATGCGGCACGCCATCCATGGCGCCGCCCCGTGCCCGGACCACGTGAAACGGGCCATGATCGAGTGGTGGGGCCACAGTGTCGAGGAGTACTACGCGGCCAGTGAGGGCGGCGGCGCCTTCGCGACCGCCGAGGACTGGCTGAAGAAGCCCGGCACGGTCGGCAAGGCCTGGCCCATCAGCGAGCTGGCCGTCTTCGACGACGACGGGAACAGGCTGCCACCCGGTGAACTGGGCACCGTCTACATGAAGATGAGCACGGGCGGATTCTCGTACCACAAGGACGAGAGCAAGACGAGGAAGAACCGCATCGGGGACTTCTTCACCGTCGGTGACCTGGGATATCTCGACGAGGACGGCTATCTCTTCCTCCGCGACCGCAAGATCGACATGATCATCTCGGGCGGGGTCAACATCTACCCCGCCGAGATCGAGGCCGCCCTGCTCACCCACCCCGCCGTCGCGGACGCCGCCGCCTTCGGGATTCCGCACGACGACTGGGGCGAGGCGGTCAAGGCCGTCGTCGAGCCCGCCCCCGGCTTCGAGGCGGGCGAGGCGCTGGCCGCCGCGATCCTGGAGCACTGCGAGGAGCAGCTGGCCGGATACAAGCGGCCCAAGAGCGTCGACTTCATCGAGACGATGCCGCGCGACCCCAACGGCAAGCTCTACAAGCGGCGACTGCGGGACCCGTACTGGGAGGGGCGGACCCGTCCCGTGTGA
- a CDS encoding penicillin acylase family protein, translating to MRTRLRQFVVTAVALATASAALPAATAQSQDRQERPAHGGLSATVRYTEYGIPHVVAKDYANLGFGTGWAQAADQVCVLADGFVTVRGERSRVFGPEEEPDRSLSSAGENLSSDLYFRGVRDAGTVQKLLDRPAPGGPSRQAKDLMRGWAAGYNAWLKQKRISDPACRGAAWVRPVTALDVATRLYALSVLGGQGGTVDDITAARPPTGSATPAARTPDSEDLVRAVRDLLPDGSMGSNAVAFNGSTTANGRGLLLGNPHYPWQGGRRFWQAQQTIPGELNVSGGSLLGTPTISIGYNAHVAWSHTVSTGVPFTVHQLTLVPGDPTAYLVDGTPERMTERTVTVPVKDGTPVTRSQWWTRYGPVLSSPDGDLPLPWTTTTAYALNDPNAANLRFADTSLGFSKARSTADVLGSLTRNQGLPWVNTIAADSSGHTLFSQSQVLPRVTNELATRCSTALGKATYPAAGVAVLDGSRGDCALGSDADAVQPGIFGPARMPTLKDAPYAENSNDSAWLANADRPLTGYERIFGTVGTQRSLCTRGAIEDVAAMAERGGLTVKDLQRQQFANRVPAGDLAADAAARACAALPGGTATGSDGKAVDVSEACGVLKAWDHSMDTDSRGALLFDRFWRKLIRAVPGAQLWKVPFSAADPVRTPNTLNTDAPGFAGALADTVAELRTAGIALDAKLGANQFVVRGGQRIPVPGGTESLGVWNKIEPVWNAASGGYSEVSMGSSHIQAVGWDGSGCPVARTLLTYSQSSNPNSDHFADQTRLFSREKWVTSRFCEKDILSSPALKVVRVHE from the coding sequence ATGCGTACCCGTCTGAGACAGTTCGTCGTCACGGCCGTCGCCCTGGCCACCGCCTCGGCCGCGCTGCCGGCCGCCACGGCTCAGAGCCAGGACCGTCAGGAACGTCCCGCGCACGGTGGTCTGTCCGCCACCGTCCGCTATACCGAGTACGGCATTCCGCACGTCGTCGCGAAGGACTACGCGAATCTCGGCTTCGGCACCGGCTGGGCGCAGGCCGCCGACCAGGTGTGTGTGCTCGCCGACGGCTTCGTGACCGTCCGCGGGGAGCGCTCCCGCGTATTCGGCCCCGAGGAGGAGCCGGACCGCTCGCTCTCGTCGGCCGGCGAGAACCTCTCCAGCGACCTGTACTTCCGCGGGGTGCGGGACGCCGGCACCGTGCAGAAGCTGCTGGACCGGCCCGCGCCCGGAGGGCCGAGCCGTCAGGCGAAGGACCTGATGCGCGGCTGGGCGGCCGGCTACAACGCCTGGCTGAAGCAGAAGCGGATCAGCGACCCGGCGTGCAGGGGTGCCGCCTGGGTGCGGCCGGTCACCGCGCTGGACGTGGCCACCCGCCTGTACGCCCTGTCCGTGCTCGGCGGTCAGGGCGGCACCGTCGACGACATCACCGCCGCGCGGCCGCCCACCGGCTCCGCCACCCCGGCCGCCCGTACCCCGGACTCCGAGGACCTGGTCCGAGCCGTGCGCGATCTGCTGCCCGACGGCTCGATGGGTTCCAACGCGGTCGCCTTCAACGGCAGTACGACGGCGAACGGCCGTGGGCTGCTGCTGGGCAACCCGCACTATCCGTGGCAGGGCGGGCGCCGGTTCTGGCAGGCGCAGCAGACGATCCCGGGCGAGCTGAACGTCTCGGGCGGCTCGCTGCTCGGCACACCGACGATCTCCATCGGCTACAACGCACATGTGGCGTGGAGCCACACCGTCTCGACCGGTGTCCCCTTCACCGTCCATCAGCTCACGCTGGTTCCGGGCGATCCGACGGCCTACCTGGTCGACGGCACGCCCGAGCGGATGACCGAGCGAACGGTGACCGTCCCGGTCAAGGACGGCACGCCGGTGACCCGATCGCAGTGGTGGACCCGCTACGGCCCGGTGCTCTCCTCCCCCGACGGCGATCTCCCGCTGCCGTGGACCACGACGACGGCGTACGCGCTGAACGACCCGAACGCGGCGAACCTGCGCTTCGCCGACACGTCCCTGGGCTTCAGCAAGGCGCGCAGCACCGCCGACGTCCTCGGGTCACTCACCCGGAACCAGGGTCTGCCCTGGGTGAACACCATCGCGGCCGACTCCTCGGGTCACACCCTGTTCAGTCAGTCGCAGGTACTGCCCCGCGTCACGAACGAGTTGGCGACCCGCTGCTCGACCGCGCTCGGCAAGGCCACGTATCCGGCCGCGGGGGTCGCGGTCCTCGACGGTTCACGCGGTGACTGCGCGCTCGGCAGCGACGCCGACGCCGTACAGCCGGGGATCTTCGGCCCCGCGCGGATGCCGACGCTGAAGGACGCGCCGTACGCGGAGAACTCCAACGACAGCGCCTGGCTGGCCAACGCCGACCGGCCGTTGACGGGTTACGAGCGGATCTTCGGCACGGTCGGCACCCAGCGCTCGTTGTGCACGCGTGGCGCGATCGAGGACGTGGCCGCCATGGCCGAACGTGGTGGACTGACCGTCAAGGACCTCCAGCGCCAGCAGTTCGCCAACCGGGTGCCCGCGGGTGATCTCGCGGCGGACGCCGCCGCCCGCGCGTGTGCCGCGCTCCCGGGAGGGACCGCAACGGGCAGCGACGGCAAGGCGGTTGACGTCTCGGAGGCCTGCGGTGTCCTCAAGGCGTGGGACCACTCCATGGACACCGACAGCAGGGGCGCGCTGCTCTTCGACCGGTTCTGGCGGAAGCTGATCAGGGCGGTGCCGGGCGCGCAGCTGTGGAAGGTGCCGTTCTCGGCGGCGGACCCGGTCCGCACCCCGAACACGCTGAACACGGACGCACCGGGCTTCGCCGGGGCCCTCGCCGACACCGTGGCCGAGCTGCGTACGGCGGGGATCGCCCTGGACGCGAAACTCGGGGCGAACCAGTTCGTCGTACGCGGTGGTCAGCGCATCCCGGTTCCCGGCGGCACCGAGTCGCTCGGTGTGTGGAACAAGATCGAGCCGGTGTGGAACGCGGCGAGCGGCGGCTACAGCGAGGTCAGCATGGGGTCGAGCCACATCCAGGCGGTCGGCTGGGACGGCAGTGGCTGCCCGGTGGCCCGGACGCTCCTCACGTACTCCCAGTCGTCGAATCCGAACTCGGACCACTTCGCCGACCAGACGCGGCTGTTCTCGCGCGAGAAGTGGGTGACGTCCCGCTTCTGCGAGAAGGACATCCTCTCCTCGCCCGCGCTGAAGGTGGTGCGGGTGCACGAGTAG
- a CDS encoding acyl-CoA synthetase, giving the protein MTPGHGSTVDGVLRRSARRTPERTAVTYRDRSWTYAELDEAVSRAAQVLISSGVAPGDRVGSYGHNSDAYLIGFLACSRAGLVHVPVNQHLTGDDLSYIVGQSGSTLVLADPDLADRLPDGVRVMPLRDSDDSLLARLESTPPYDGPEPRTEDLVQLLYTSGTTALPKGAMMTHRALVHEYLSAITALDLSAGDLPVHSLPLYHSAQMHVFLLPYLAVGARNTILDAPDAEQLFDLIEAGRADSLFAPPTVWIGLSNRPDFATRDLSGLRKAYYGASIMPVPVLERLRERLPKLAFYNCFGQSEIGPLSMVLAPNEHRKARLDSCGRPVLFVDARVVDENGKDVPDGTSGEVVYRSPQLCEGYWDKPEETAEAFRDGWFHSGDLVVRDAQGYFTVVDRVKDVINSGGVLVASRQVEDALYTHPEVAEVAVIGLPDDRWIEAVTAVVVRRGTVTEDELVAHARENLAHFKAPKRVLFVDELPRNASGKILKRELRDRLGEV; this is encoded by the coding sequence ATGACGCCTGGACACGGCAGCACGGTTGACGGGGTGCTGCGACGCAGTGCCCGACGCACCCCCGAGCGCACAGCGGTCACCTACCGCGACCGCTCCTGGACGTACGCCGAACTCGACGAGGCCGTCTCCCGCGCGGCCCAGGTGCTGATTTCCTCGGGCGTGGCCCCCGGCGACCGGGTCGGCTCCTACGGCCACAACTCGGACGCGTATCTCATCGGCTTCCTGGCCTGCTCGCGAGCCGGGCTCGTACACGTACCGGTCAACCAGCACCTGACGGGCGACGACCTCTCGTACATCGTCGGCCAGTCCGGCAGCACGCTCGTCCTGGCCGACCCCGACCTCGCGGACCGACTCCCGGACGGCGTACGGGTGATGCCGCTGCGCGACTCCGACGACTCGTTGCTCGCGCGACTGGAGTCGACACCCCCGTACGACGGTCCCGAGCCGCGCACCGAGGACCTGGTGCAGCTGCTCTACACCTCCGGGACGACGGCCCTGCCCAAGGGCGCGATGATGACGCATCGCGCGCTGGTGCACGAGTACCTGAGCGCGATCACCGCCCTCGACCTGAGCGCGGGCGATCTGCCCGTGCACTCGCTGCCGCTGTACCACTCGGCGCAGATGCATGTGTTCCTGCTGCCGTATCTCGCCGTCGGCGCGCGGAACACCATCCTCGACGCACCCGACGCCGAGCAGCTCTTCGACCTGATCGAGGCCGGCCGCGCGGACAGCCTCTTCGCGCCGCCCACCGTGTGGATCGGCCTGTCGAACCGCCCCGACTTCGCGACCCGCGACCTGAGCGGGCTGCGCAAGGCGTACTACGGGGCGTCGATCATGCCGGTGCCCGTCCTCGAACGGCTGCGGGAACGGCTTCCGAAGCTGGCCTTCTACAACTGTTTCGGCCAGAGCGAGATCGGCCCGCTGTCCATGGTCCTCGCGCCGAACGAGCACAGGAAGGCGCGCCTGGACTCCTGCGGGCGTCCGGTGCTGTTCGTGGACGCGCGAGTGGTCGACGAGAACGGCAAGGACGTGCCCGACGGCACGTCCGGTGAAGTCGTCTACCGGTCACCGCAGTTGTGCGAGGGCTACTGGGACAAGCCCGAGGAGACGGCCGAGGCCTTCCGGGACGGCTGGTTCCACTCCGGCGATCTCGTGGTGCGGGACGCCCAGGGATACTTCACCGTCGTCGACCGGGTGAAGGACGTCATCAACTCCGGGGGCGTCCTGGTCGCTTCGCGGCAGGTCGAGGACGCGCTCTACACGCATCCCGAGGTGGCCGAGGTCGCGGTGATCGGGCTGCCGGACGACCGCTGGATCGAGGCCGTGACCGCGGTGGTCGTCCGCCGTGGCACGGTCACGGAGGACGAACTGGTCGCCCACGCGCGCGAGAACCTCGCCCACTTCAAGGCGCCGAAGCGGGTGCTGTTCGTGGACGAACTGCCCCGCAACGCCAGCGGGAAGATCCTCAAGCGGGAGCTGCGGGACCGGTTGGGAGAGGTTTGA
- a CDS encoding sulfatase: MDRTTPEPDVTPEAPPADTPADTPVDTPVEEKAAVDVPTVSDKTDETDTPSETDETDETSQAEEKTEADEKTEAEREAASAETPVAEESAATEKTPAAEESGTARKTSADEADAAVEKDPADEGGTASDQDTSDQDTSDQNTSDSDTADSDISAGDQPAETPDEPAAPAPRKWRDRHAVAARNVGWAVTALSLLLVCFALLMPTSADKFTPGVFLRIPVEAVLGAAVLIVLPRRPRIVVAILSGAILGVLTVLNLLDVGFNMFLGRGFNVVLDWVLFDDAQSYLKDTMGNGGAIGAVIAVVVLVLIVLVVMTLAVLRVSNVMTRNRDAASRLTLVVGTAWVTCAALGLQLSGPGIAARTTVARVEDRVNRVQATLKDEAAFAKEAKKDAFGGTPGDQLLTDLRGKDVMIAFIESYGRSAIEDEATAAGVDATLTAKNEALTKAGYSAKSGWLTSATYGGSSWLGHSTFLSGLWINNQNRYRTVTAGEHLTLTGAFQRTGAWRTVGVMPGVQKNWPEGKFYGLDNVYDSRELGYEGPKFSWSTMPDQYALSAFERLEHGKKRDKPLMSEIILTSSHQPWAPIPKMIPWDQVGDGSVYEGIEKAGKDPADVFYDSKKVKEEYGKSIQYSVNSLIDYVVKYGSKNTVLVFLGDHQPLASVSGSNASRDVPVSIVAHDKSVLDKIDDWGWTDGIKPDKSAPVWRMDSFRDRFLTAYGSTPAKR, translated from the coding sequence ATGGACCGGACAACCCCGGAACCCGACGTGACGCCGGAGGCTCCTCCGGCGGACACGCCCGCCGACACCCCGGTCGACACGCCTGTCGAAGAGAAGGCGGCGGTCGACGTCCCCACGGTCTCCGACAAGACCGACGAGACCGACACTCCCTCCGAGACCGACGAGACCGACGAGACCTCTCAGGCCGAGGAGAAGACCGAGGCCGACGAGAAGACCGAGGCGGAGAGGGAGGCAGCCTCCGCGGAAACTCCTGTGGCTGAAGAGAGCGCGGCCACCGAAAAGACCCCCGCGGCCGAGGAGAGCGGGACCGCCCGGAAGACCTCCGCCGACGAGGCGGACGCGGCCGTCGAGAAGGACCCCGCAGACGAGGGCGGCACCGCCTCCGACCAGGACACATCCGACCAGGACACATCCGACCAGAACACCTCCGACTCGGACACCGCAGACTCGGACATCTCCGCCGGTGATCAGCCCGCCGAGACCCCGGACGAACCCGCCGCCCCCGCCCCCCGCAAGTGGCGGGACCGGCACGCGGTCGCCGCGCGGAACGTGGGATGGGCCGTCACGGCCCTGTCCCTCCTGCTCGTCTGCTTCGCGCTCCTCATGCCGACTTCCGCCGACAAGTTCACGCCCGGCGTGTTCCTGCGCATCCCGGTGGAGGCGGTCCTCGGCGCCGCCGTCCTCATCGTCCTGCCGCGCAGGCCCCGGATCGTGGTGGCGATCCTCTCCGGCGCGATCCTCGGCGTGCTGACCGTCCTGAACCTCCTCGACGTCGGCTTCAACATGTTCCTCGGCCGAGGATTCAACGTGGTCCTCGACTGGGTCCTGTTCGACGACGCGCAGTCCTACCTCAAGGACACGATGGGCAACGGCGGCGCGATCGGCGCCGTGATCGCGGTCGTGGTCCTCGTGCTGATCGTGCTCGTCGTGATGACCCTGGCGGTGCTCCGGGTGAGCAACGTCATGACCCGCAACCGTGACGCGGCCAGCCGCCTCACCCTGGTGGTCGGGACCGCCTGGGTCACCTGCGCGGCGCTCGGCCTGCAGCTCTCCGGTCCGGGGATCGCGGCCAGGACGACGGTCGCCCGCGTCGAGGACCGTGTGAACCGGGTGCAGGCGACCCTCAAGGACGAGGCGGCGTTCGCCAAGGAAGCGAAGAAGGACGCCTTCGGCGGTACCCCGGGCGACCAGCTCCTCACCGATCTGCGCGGCAAGGACGTCATGATCGCCTTCATCGAGAGCTACGGCCGCAGCGCGATCGAGGACGAGGCCACCGCAGCGGGCGTCGACGCGACGCTCACGGCCAAGAACGAGGCGCTGACCAAGGCCGGCTACTCCGCCAAGAGCGGCTGGCTCACCTCGGCGACGTACGGCGGCAGCAGCTGGCTCGGCCACTCGACCTTCCTGTCGGGCCTGTGGATCAACAACCAGAACCGCTATCGCACCGTCACCGCGGGCGAGCACCTGACCCTCACCGGAGCCTTCCAGCGCACCGGCGCCTGGCGGACCGTGGGCGTCATGCCGGGCGTCCAGAAAAACTGGCCGGAGGGCAAGTTCTACGGCCTCGACAACGTCTACGACTCCCGGGAACTCGGTTACGAGGGCCCGAAGTTCAGCTGGTCGACCATGCCCGACCAGTACGCCCTGAGCGCTTTCGAGCGTCTGGAGCACGGCAAGAAGCGCGACAAGCCGCTGATGTCGGAGATCATCCTGACCTCCAGCCACCAGCCCTGGGCGCCGATCCCCAAGATGATCCCCTGGGACCAGGTCGGCGACGGCTCGGTCTACGAGGGCATCGAGAAGGCGGGCAAGGACCCCGCGGACGTGTTCTACGACTCCAAGAAGGTCAAGGAGGAGTACGGCAAGTCCATCCAGTACTCGGTGAACTCCCTCATCGACTACGTGGTGAAGTACGGCAGCAAGAACACCGTCCTCGTCTTCCTGGGCGACCACCAGCCGCTGGCCAGTGTCAGCGGCAGCAACGCCAGCCGGGACGTGCCCGTCTCGATCGTCGCCCACGACAAGTCCGTACTCGACAAGATCGACGACTGGGGCTGGACGGACGGCATCAAGCCCGACAAGTCGGCGCCGGTGTGGCGGATGGACTCCTTCCGCGACCGCTTCCTGACCGCGTACGGTTCGACGCCCGCCAAGCGGTAG
- the paaK gene encoding phenylacetate--CoA ligase PaaK, which produces MADSTDLLDEGERLDAEGLRTLQLERLRASLRHAYENVPFYRDSFDKAGLRPEDCHSLADLARFPFTTKADLRENYPYGMFAVPQDRIRRIHASSGTTGRPTVVGYTENDLSMWSDMVARSLRAAGARPGDTVHVAYGYGLFTGGLGAHYGAERLGCTVIPASGGMTARQVQLIQDLKPGIIMVTPSYMLTLLDEFERQGVDPRQTSLRVGVFGAEPWTEEMRREIEERFAIDAVDIYGLSEVIGPGVAQECVETKDGLHIWEDHFYPEVVDPFTGEPLPDGEEGELVFTSLTKEAMPVIRYRTRDLTRLLPGTARIFRRMQKITGRSDDMVILRGVNLFPTQIEEIVLRTPGVAPHFQLRLTREGRLDALTVRAEARAGATPEIRDEAARAITAAVKDGIGVSVTVEIVEPESLERSVGKIKRIMDLRPR; this is translated from the coding sequence ATGGCGGATTCGACGGACCTGCTGGACGAGGGCGAGCGGCTCGACGCGGAGGGCCTGCGCACACTCCAGCTGGAGCGGCTGAGGGCTTCGCTGCGGCACGCGTACGAGAACGTGCCCTTCTACCGGGACTCCTTCGACAAGGCGGGGCTCCGGCCCGAGGACTGCCACTCGCTCGCCGATCTGGCCCGCTTTCCCTTCACCACCAAGGCGGACCTGCGCGAGAACTATCCCTACGGGATGTTCGCCGTGCCGCAGGACCGTATCCGCCGTATTCACGCGTCGAGCGGTACCACCGGGCGGCCGACGGTCGTCGGCTACACCGAGAACGACCTTTCCATGTGGTCCGACATGGTGGCCCGCTCGCTCCGGGCGGCCGGCGCCCGGCCCGGTGACACGGTGCATGTGGCGTACGGCTACGGGTTGTTCACCGGCGGGCTCGGCGCCCACTACGGTGCCGAGCGGCTCGGCTGTACGGTGATTCCCGCGTCCGGCGGCATGACGGCCCGCCAGGTGCAGCTGATCCAGGATCTGAAGCCCGGGATCATCATGGTGACGCCCTCCTACATGCTGACGCTCCTCGACGAGTTCGAGCGGCAGGGCGTGGACCCGCGGCAGACCTCGCTCCGGGTGGGTGTCTTCGGTGCCGAGCCCTGGACCGAGGAGATGCGCCGGGAGATCGAGGAACGGTTCGCGATCGACGCGGTCGACATATACGGGCTGTCGGAGGTGATCGGCCCGGGAGTCGCCCAGGAGTGCGTCGAGACGAAGGACGGACTGCACATCTGGGAGGACCACTTCTACCCGGAGGTCGTCGATCCGTTCACCGGCGAACCGCTGCCCGACGGCGAGGAGGGCGAGCTGGTCTTCACCTCGCTCACCAAGGAAGCGATGCCCGTGATCCGCTACCGGACCCGGGACCTCACACGGCTGCTGCCCGGCACGGCCCGGATCTTCCGCAGGATGCAGAAGATCACCGGGCGCAGCGACGACATGGTCATCCTGCGCGGCGTGAACCTCTTCCCCACTCAGATCGAGGAGATCGTCCTGCGCACACCGGGCGTCGCCCCGCACTTCCAGCTGCGGCTGACCCGCGAGGGCCGCCTCGACGCACTCACCGTGCGTGCCGAGGCCCGGGCCGGTGCCACACCCGAGATCCGCGACGAGGCCGCGCGCGCCATCACGGCGGCCGTGAAGGACGGCATCGGCGTCTCGGTCACCGTCGAGATCGTCGAACCGGAGTCGCTCGAGCGGTCGGTGGGGAAGATCAAGCGGATCATGGACCTGCGCCCGCGCTAG